Within the Ensifer canadensis genome, the region ACAACATCTGCTGCGCGCCCTGCGCAACTGACGCGCACGCCCGAAACGCGACGGCGGCCTTGCGGCCGCCGTCCGTTCGATGGATGATCAGATATGCATGCGAAAACCAAGGCCCGGATGACAGGGGGCGCAATGCCCTGGAGGACGGCGACGATGATCATCGCCGCAGCTGCGATGCTGTTCGTCGGCTTTGCCGCAAGTTATGCGGAAGCCCAGCAGAGGGTGCAGCGACGCAATCTCTTCCAGATGCTGTTCGGCGGCCTCACGCGCGAACGCCGCGTAATCGACGAGCGGTACGAGTTTCCGCAACAGCCGCGCCCGAGGCGCGCCCGCCAAAGCCAAACCCCGCAACGACAGAAGGCTCCGGGCCAGCAAAAGGCAAAGCCCGCCATTGCCGATGCGGCGCCGGTGCCGCAGCCGGTTGAAAAGGCGCCGGACTCCAAGAAGGTTCTGGTCGTCGGCGACTTCATGGCCGGCAGCCTCGGCGATGGCCTGAAGACCGCATTCGAGATGACGCCCGGCATCACCATCGAGACGCGCGCAAGCGGCTCGTCCGGGCTGGTGCGCGAGGACTATTTCAACTGGCCGGTGACGCTGCCGAGCTATGTGGGCGAGATCAAGCCTTCCGTCATCATCATCAGCCTCGGCGCCAACGATCGTCAGCAGATGCAGATCGGCAGCACCAAGGAAAAGTACCGCACCGATCTTTGGACCGAGGAATACCGCAAACGTGTCCATGCGCTAGCAGAGTTGGCACACAAGGAAAAACTGCCGGTCCTGTGGGTCGGCATGCCGCCGTTCCAGTCCGCCGCGATGACCGCCGACATGGTGACGTTCAACGGCATCTACCGCGAGGAAGTCGAAAAGGTCGGTGGCCAGTTCGTCGACATTTGGGACGGTTTCGTCGACGAAGGCGGCAAGTTCGTGCTGACCGGCTCCGACATCAACGGCCAGCAGGTTCGATTGCGCGGCGCCGACGGGATCAACCTGACCAAAGCCGGTAAACGCAAGCTCGCCTTCTACGTGGAAAAGGACATTCGCCGCCTGCTCGGGGATGCCGCGGCGACCGACAAGGACGTGCCGGGCGCCGATGGGCTGAAGGACCTTGTGGTTACCGCGCCGCTTGCCAACGAGGACATCGTCAAGACGCAGCCGATCGGCCTCACCGATCCGGATCTCGACGGCGCTGCAGCACTGCTCGGCGATGCCGCACCCAACAAGGGCACAGGCAAGAGCCCGCGCGACCGACTGGTCGACAAGGGGGATGTTGCCGCGGCACCTGTCGGCCGTGTCGACGATTTCCGCCTCGCCAAGCCTAGTACGGTCATCAGCAATCCGGTGATCCGGAACTAACACTTTTTCGAGCGGCTGCGTGCGACAACCATCGTCACGGCGATCGCTTCGCCTAGAGCGTTTCCGATTTGGACGGAAGCGCACAGATGCTCTATCTCTTTGTTTTTACGCATTTCCTGACGGAAAGCCGCTTCGCACTTTTCCTGGAAATTCCCTAAAGCAAAAGGGGCCCCACGATGAACCGGCGGAGCCCTTTTTGCACTTGGGAGCAATGATGTCAGCGCGGCAGGATCGACGATCCCATCAGCGCCTCGTCGATCGCGCGGGCCGCCTGGCGGCCTTCGCGGATCGCCCAGACGACGAGCGACTGGCCGCGGCGAACGTCGCCGGCCGTCCAGAACTTGTCGACCGAAGTCTTGTAGTCGCGGTCGTTGGCAACGACGTTGGTCGAGCCACGACGATCGGTGTTGAGCGTCAGCTTGTCGCCGAGATCCTTCAGTACGCTATCGGTGAACGGGCCGCTGAAGCCGATGGCGATGAAGGCGAGATCGGCCTTGATGATGAACTCCGTGCCGGCAATCGGCTTGCGGCGATCGTCCACCTGGCAGCACTTGACGCCGATGAGGTTGCCGTCCTCGTCGCCGACAAACTCCAACGTCGC harbors:
- a CDS encoding SGNH/GDSL hydrolase family protein, whose translation is MPWRTATMIIAAAAMLFVGFAASYAEAQQRVQRRNLFQMLFGGLTRERRVIDERYEFPQQPRPRRARQSQTPQRQKAPGQQKAKPAIADAAPVPQPVEKAPDSKKVLVVGDFMAGSLGDGLKTAFEMTPGITIETRASGSSGLVREDYFNWPVTLPSYVGEIKPSVIIISLGANDRQQMQIGSTKEKYRTDLWTEEYRKRVHALAELAHKEKLPVLWVGMPPFQSAAMTADMVTFNGIYREEVEKVGGQFVDIWDGFVDEGGKFVLTGSDINGQQVRLRGADGINLTKAGKRKLAFYVEKDIRRLLGDAAATDKDVPGADGLKDLVVTAPLANEDIVKTQPIGLTDPDLDGAAALLGDAAPNKGTGKSPRDRLVDKGDVAAAPVGRVDDFRLAKPSTVISNPVIRN